AGCCGATCATGGCCTGGAGGTCGCGCTTGACTTCGCCATCCAGTGCTCGCCCGATCATCCCTGGCTCAAGGAGCACCCCGGCTGGTTCTCATGGCGACCCGATGGGTCCATCCGCTATGCGGAGAATCCGCCCAAGAAGTACCAGGACATCGTCAACGTCGACTTCTATGCCGAGGAGGCGATACCGTCCCTGTGGGTCGAGCTGCGCGACGTGGTACAGGGATGGGTCGACGAGGGGGTGAAGATATTCCGCGTCGACAACCCGCACACCAAGCCGCTGCCCTTCTGGGAGTGGCTGATCGCCGACATTCGCGACCGCGACCCCTCGGTCATCTTCCTCTCCGAAGCCTTCACGCGGCCCAACATGATGCTGCGCCTGGGCAAGCTGGGCTTTACCCAGAGCTACACCTACTTCACCTGGCGCAATACCAAGCCGGAGCTGACGGAGTACCTCGAGCAGCTGAACGCCTCACCGCTGCGCGAGGGATTTCGCCCCAACTTCTTCGTCAACACACCGGACATCAATCCCTACTTCCTGCAATCGTCGGGGCGCCCCGGCTTCCTGGTGCGGGCGGCGCTGGCCACGCTGGGGGCCGGCGCCTGGGGCATGTATTCGGGCTTCGAGCTGTGCGAGGGCGAGCCGGTGCCCGGCAAGGAAGAGTACCTCGATTCGGAGAAGTACGAGATCCGCCCACGCGACTACACCGCCGCCGGCAACATCAGCTACGAGATCGCCCAGCTCAATCGCATCCGCCGCGAGAATCCGGCGCTGCAGACCCACCTGGGCCTGGCCTTTTATCCGGTACACAACGACCGGCTGCTGTTTTTCGGCAAGCGTACCGAGACGCGGGACAACTTCATCCTCATCGCCGTCAGCCTCGACCCGTTCGAACCCCAGGAAGGGGCATTCGAGCTGCCGCTCTGGGAATTCGGTCTACCCGACGAGGCGGCACTGCACGGAGAGGATCTGATGAGCGGTTACCGCTGGACCTGGCAGGGCAAGTGGCAGTCGATGCGCCTCGATCCGGCCCATCTTCCGTTCGCCATCTGGCGCATTCGCCCGGTCCGCTAGCCTCGGTGAACGCAGGGAGGACACGACAATGATGGACGCCAGCAGCGAGACCCATGCCGTCGACACCATGGCGTTTCTCGACGACCCCCTCTGGTACAAGGATGCCGTGATCTACCAGGTGCACGTGAAGTCGTTCTTCGACGCCAACGACGACGGTATCGGCGACTTCGAGGGGCTGCTCCAGAAACTCGACTATATCGTCGGCCTGGGGGTGAACACGATCTGGGTGCTGCCGTTCTACCCCTCGCCACGTCGCGACGATGGCTACGATATCGCCGAGTATACCGGCGTCAGCCCCGATTACGGCACGCTGGAGGATGCCCGCCGTTTCATCGACGAGGCGCACCGTCGCGGGCTGCGCGTCCTGACCGAGCTGGTCATCAACCACACCTCCGACCAGCACGAGTGGTTCCAGCGCGCCAGGCGCGCGCCGCCCGGCTCACCGGAGCGGGAATTCTATGTCTGGTCGGATACCGACCAGAAATACCCCGGGACGCGCATCATCTTCCTCGATACCGAGACTTCCAATTGGGCCTGGGACCCGGTGGCGGGCGCCTACTACTGGCATCGCTTCTATTCGCACCAGCCCGACCTCAACTTCGACAATCCCCAGGTGCTCGACGAGGTTCTCAAGGTCATGGAGTACTGGCTCGACATGGGGGTGGATGGCCTGCGTCTGGACGCCATTCCCTATCTGGTCGAGCGTGAGGGCACCAACAACGAAAACCTTCCCGAAACCCACCAGGTGCTCAGGAAGATTCGCGCGGTGATCGACCAACGCTACCCGGACCGCATGCTGCTCGCCGAAGCCAACCAGTGGCCGGAGGACACCCGGCCCTACTTCGGCGACGGCGACGAGTGCCACATGGCGTTCCACTTTCCGCTGATGCCGCGCATGTACATGGCGCTGGCCCAGGAAGATCGTTTTCCCATCACCGACATCCTGCGCCAGACCCCGGAGATACCGGCCAACTGCCAGTGGGCCATTTTCCTGCGCAACCACGACGAGCTGACGCTGGAGATGGTGACCGACAAGGAGCGTGACTACCTCTGGAACCACTATGCCGCCGATCGCCGGGCGCGGATCAACATGGGAATACGCCGGCGCCTGGCACCGCTGCTGGAGCGCGACCGCCGGCGGGTCGAGCTGCTCAACAGCCTGCTGTTGTCGATGCCGGGCACGCCAGTGCTCTACTACGGCGACGAGATCGGCATGGGTGACAACATCTACCTGGGCGACCGCGACGGGGTGCGCACCCCGATGCAGTGGTCGGTGGATCGCAATGGCGGCTTCTCCCGGGCCGATCCGGCAAGTCTCGTGCTGCCGGCGATCATGGACCCGCTCTACGGCTACCAGGCCGTCAACGTCGAATCCCAGCTGCGCGATCCGCACTCGCAGTTGAACAGCATGCGACGCCTGCTCGCGGTGCGCGCCCAGCACCGCGCCTTCAGCCGCGGCACCATGCGGCCACTCTATCCGGCCAACCGACACATTCTCGCCTACCTTCGCGAAATGACACTGGACGACGGCGATACCGAAACGCTGCTGTGCGTGGCCAACATGGCGCGTACCGCCCAGGCCGTGGAGCTCGACCTGTCCCCCTTCTCTGGCCAGGTCCCGGTGGAAATGGTCGGCGGCAGCGCCTTTCCGCCGATCGGGCGCGTGCCGTATCTGCTCACCCTGCCGCCCTACGGTTTCTTCTGGTTCCTGCTGGCGCCGCCCTCCGCCATGCCGGAATGGCACGTGCCGGTACCCGAGCCCATGCCCGAATACGTCACGCTGATCATCAAGCGGCGTCTCGAGGAGATCTTCCAGGCCCCGGCGCGTCAGTTGCTCGAGCGCGAGACCCTGCCCAGCTATCTGCCCAAGCGACGCTGGTTCGCCACCAAACAGGCCCGCATCGACCAGGTG
This portion of the Billgrantia sulfidoxydans genome encodes:
- a CDS encoding alpha-1,4-glucan--maltose-1-phosphate maltosyltransferase, with product MSSTPLTAPVGSSARGQDPSHVLAAVQAPRIAIESVQPTLDQGRFAAKAIVDEPVKVTARIFADGHDLLAAAVCWYDATDRRHREPMQPAHPAGLDIFEGRFTPRGIGRHRFFIEAWWDTYASYCHELSKKHQAGVPVGLELEEGRRELVRAIERSEGELREALEASHERFRLLGSDAERVALLLDADMVQLMHEADARPHLTRSDAIYPLDVERPKARFSSWYELFPRSETDTPQRHGTFKDVHKRLPLIRDMGFDVLYFPPIHPIGLTHRKGPNNTLEAGPDDPGSPYAIGSEEGGHEAIHPELGTRDDFRDLVRAAADHGLEVALDFAIQCSPDHPWLKEHPGWFSWRPDGSIRYAENPPKKYQDIVNVDFYAEEAIPSLWVELRDVVQGWVDEGVKIFRVDNPHTKPLPFWEWLIADIRDRDPSVIFLSEAFTRPNMMLRLGKLGFTQSYTYFTWRNTKPELTEYLEQLNASPLREGFRPNFFVNTPDINPYFLQSSGRPGFLVRAALATLGAGAWGMYSGFELCEGEPVPGKEEYLDSEKYEIRPRDYTAAGNISYEIAQLNRIRRENPALQTHLGLAFYPVHNDRLLFFGKRTETRDNFILIAVSLDPFEPQEGAFELPLWEFGLPDEAALHGEDLMSGYRWTWQGKWQSMRLDPAHLPFAIWRIRPVR
- the treS gene encoding maltose alpha-D-glucosyltransferase, yielding MMDASSETHAVDTMAFLDDPLWYKDAVIYQVHVKSFFDANDDGIGDFEGLLQKLDYIVGLGVNTIWVLPFYPSPRRDDGYDIAEYTGVSPDYGTLEDARRFIDEAHRRGLRVLTELVINHTSDQHEWFQRARRAPPGSPEREFYVWSDTDQKYPGTRIIFLDTETSNWAWDPVAGAYYWHRFYSHQPDLNFDNPQVLDEVLKVMEYWLDMGVDGLRLDAIPYLVEREGTNNENLPETHQVLRKIRAVIDQRYPDRMLLAEANQWPEDTRPYFGDGDECHMAFHFPLMPRMYMALAQEDRFPITDILRQTPEIPANCQWAIFLRNHDELTLEMVTDKERDYLWNHYAADRRARINMGIRRRLAPLLERDRRRVELLNSLLLSMPGTPVLYYGDEIGMGDNIYLGDRDGVRTPMQWSVDRNGGFSRADPASLVLPAIMDPLYGYQAVNVESQLRDPHSQLNSMRRLLAVRAQHRAFSRGTMRPLYPANRHILAYLREMTLDDGDTETLLCVANMARTAQAVELDLSPFSGQVPVEMVGGSAFPPIGRVPYLLTLPPYGFFWFLLAPPSAMPEWHVPVPEPMPEYVTLIIKRRLEEIFQAPARQLLERETLPSYLPKRRWFATKQARIDQVRLLYVARLEHSQHSLLIAELEVQHAEGTDRYQLPLAFLGEEEQTSALPQQLAMARVRRFHEVGLLTDALTLDAFGLAVLDAMRRCAKLPCDVGEIRFLPTAVFSELELPESPEVEQQSVEQSNSSIVIGRQLVLKLLRRVEPGLHPEAEIGRYLTERGFSHIAALQGEVARFDAKGVPQTLMLLQSFIDNQGDAWAWSRATLARAVREATADQELGQDRLLEESGYGACEELEAFAVTLGKRLGEMHAVLASPSDDPAFRPELATQDHVEQWTRRVRERVEEALALLERHRPECAEAEQRLIGEVLASRDTLTAAIDAIAALALGSLLTRIHGDLHLGQVLVAHDDAYIIDFEGEPDRPLKERRAKDSPLRDVAGMLRSFDYAFARVEEIPPSGEGDMVMADGGHEVAERCLLRARQAFLNAYWQATELLPHEWQHPAGAAAAVDLFVLEKTAYEIAYEISNRPAWLGVPLRGLAAIVEQLSEGEPYE